AGGGTGTTCGCAGAGTCGTAGATGCCCCACTCCCACACGCCCTGGTTCAGGGTGGTGACGTTGAACACGGCGCTGGTGCTGACGTTGCCTTTGGTGTCGTAGGCTTTCGCGGTGAAGCCGGTGCGGTCGTCGTTCAGGACGTTGACCGTGTACTCGTAGGGCGCCGTGGTGTCGGTGTCCTTCAGCAGGCCCTTCTGGTAGAACTCGACCCTGCTGACGCCGCTGGTGTCGGCCGCGCTGGCCGTGATGGTGACGTCACTGTCCTGATTGGAAGTGCTCTGGGTCAGGGTGAGTTGCGGGCCGGTGGTGTCCGGGGTGTCGGTGCCGCCGGGCGT
This region of Deinococcus sp. JMULE3 genomic DNA includes:
- a CDS encoding Ig-like domain-containing protein → MKLAAPLLLLTATLMTACTPGGTDTPDTTGPQLTLTQSTSNQDSDVTITASAADTSGVSRVEFYQKGLLKDTDTTAPYEYTVNVLNDDRTGFTAKAYDTKGNVSTSAVFNVTTLNQGVWEWGIYDSANTLLDSGIAVYDDEVIDTDGSVALGGYANEALTRTGLTLLGNISSKTKLETAFELKTCCAVVEGSVGSRESAPH